AGTACGCCGGTGCGAACGCCGTCCGGCGTTATTTCATCAGGACGACGGTCTGCGTGCTCGAGAAGACCTCGCCGGTAGCCTGGATGAAGTACCGGCCGCTCGGCAGGTTGCTGGCTTCGAAGCGGAAGAGATGGGCTTCCTGCGCGGCGAGCGTGCCGTCGTGGAGCAGCGCCACCTGGCGACCGATCATGTCATACACCGCAAGCCGAACGTGCTGCTGACGCGCCACCGTGAGGCTGAACTGCGTCTGCGGATTAAACGGGTTCGGAGCCGCCGGCGCGAAGGCAAAGGCGCCTTCGAGGGCCAGCTCGACCGTCACGGCGTCGCTGTACGCGAAGGTGCCGTCGAAGTCGACCTGCTTGAGCCGGAAGCTGTGGGTGCCGGCGGCGACGCCGGTCACGCGGTAGCT
The genomic region above belongs to Rhodothermales bacterium and contains:
- a CDS encoding T9SS type A sorting domain-containing protein, with the translated sequence KLQMTITYANIPDGILPVELTSFDGVVDGSDVVLAWETASETNNAGFEVQQLIGGGYQTLAFVSGYGTTNEAQAYSYRVTGVAAGTHSFRLKQVDFDGTFAYSDAVTVELALEGAFAFAPAAPNPFNPQTQFSLTVARQQHVRLAVYDMIGRQVALLHDGTLAAQEAHLFRFEASNLPSGRYFIQATGEVFSSTQTVVLMK